In one Podarcis muralis chromosome 7, rPodMur119.hap1.1, whole genome shotgun sequence genomic region, the following are encoded:
- the COX4I1 gene encoding cytochrome c oxidase subunit 4 isoform 1, mitochondrial produces MLASRAFSLLGKRAISTSVCVRAHGHGIAKTEDFSLPAYADRRDVPLPEVQFTKSLSSEQKALKEKEKASWTALSSAEKVALYRIKFNETFAEMNKGSSEWKTILGGTLFFIGLTAFVVIWQRMYVFGPIPRTFTDEWKAMQTKRMLDMRVNPIDGFSNKWDYEKNEWKK; encoded by the exons ATGTTGGCTTCTCGGGCATTTAGTCTTCTTGGCAAGCGGGCCATTTCCACTTCAGTCTGTGTGAGAGCCCATGGGCATG GTATTGCAAAAACGGAAGATTTCAGCCTGCCAGCTTACGCTGATCGTCGAGATGTTCCATTGCCTGAAGTTCAGTTTACAAAAAGTCTCTCTTCGGAGCAGAAGGccctgaaggagaaagagaaggcatCATGGACTGCCCTTTCTTCTGCTGAGAAGGTTGCAT TGTACCGCATCAAGTTCAATGAGACCTTTGCTGAAATGAACAAGGGGTCATCTGAATGGAAGACTATTCTCGGTGGGACACTCTTCTTTATAGGCCTCACTGCTTTTGTTGTCATTTGGCAAAGGATGTATG TTTTTGGGCCAATCCCTCGCACTTTCACAGATGAGTGGAAGGCCATGCAGACCAAAAGAATGTTAGATATGAGAGTGAACCCAATTGACGGCTTCTCGAACAAGTGGGACTACGAAAAGAATGAATGGAAAAAATAA